CATTTATGtccagtgttgtgtgtgtgtgtggggtgggggggggcgagtCTGGGATTGAACTTTTTTATTTCTGTGCAAGTCTGCCAGCACTTTAAAATGGCGCCAACGCCTGCAAGGAGGCAGCTGATACTGTTGACGGTGTCACAGAACCCGCCCCCGCTACGTGGACGGGGGAGTGGGGCAGACTGCCCTGCATATGGAAATGAGATGCTGTGCACTGGATCGCGGCAGCACGGCACTGGAGGCAGCCATTTTTTCGCACCCCGCCAGTCTCGGTGGcgggaaaataaaataaaatgaaatccacCCCTGATTGTGAAAAATTCCATGGGGAGATTTCTGTGTGTGCGCTTCATTATAATTGGagcccttgggctggattttacagccccccacccccccaacatttGGGGTCGTAGCAGAAGGGCGCAGGAAAATGCCTCTGGGCAGCTCTCGCCCAATATTAACAATGGCAGCGAGGCTTAGTGCGCCCCCACCGCCCCTCCAAGCTCGGTGACAGGAACAACTTTACGCAGTGTAAGTGGAATTTTGTTGGGACACATAATGGgcatacgaacgtacgaattaggagcaggagtaggccgctcggcccttcgaggcttctccattcaataagttcatcggtgaactgattacttcacatttccaccgagCCCCGCATACAATTTGACATCGGCCCCTTTGCACTAATTCCCAAAATTAAAATCCCGAATGTTATTTAATTCCGAAAGTTCATTTTTCTTACTTAAATAAATACGTTATTAGAGCCAAGGGACGCTTAATCACATTGTTCAGTTCACCTCTGAATTTACTCTGGGAAACCGCATAAATaaacgtgtttgtgcagcaactcatagCCCGAAGGATATATCCAGATTGTTCAAGAATAGTAAATGGGTCGTTGTAATTTGCTTCTAAAAACTGAGTATCTGTAAATTGTACACATATATAAGATACGAATGTCACCATCCATaaaagtataaaactgccagatatggcGAGCAATAAAATCATTGATTTTCTTCGGTTCACCATCTCGGGATCATTGTGATTCTCACCACTGCAGTTACCTCGGAGACCTCTTCTCACTCTGTTAGCCTGTACAATGTTCCTGATGGTCAGTGCATTGAACAGTAAAATCAAAACAAATGGAGAAAGTGGGGTTAAAACAGTTTCCAGCCACAAAAATGCTACCCATATAGGCAAGGTATAGAAGCTGGATTTTACATAGCAGGACCATGGAATGTTATCAATTATTTCCCGAGGTTCATATACAAAGTAAATTGGAACGCTTTCCAAAATGCTCAAAGAACACACCACTGCTATGACCACTGCTGCAGTTTTAGCAGTGCAATAGTTTGTTCgtagcttctgacaacaaatggccacaaatcgatcgaaggtgaacgCAACAGTTAACCAGACAGAGCAATCAACGGAGGCAAAAAGCAAGGCGAGGTTAAGACAGCAAATGGGAGTgtagttcaggaatgaatatggaaaataagCATCTTTAATTTCATAGAGTATTACATCAAAGACCAGGACAgaaagatccgccgctgacatggctacCAGATAacgggtgatgcatttggagagctcGCAACGTCCGCGGGAGAGAATCACAATTGTCGTTAGATTAGCTGCAAAGAATGAGAAAAATCAAATTGCTTACTCAACTTATATTGAGAGGATGTCCAGTCGACATTTATTTTGTTTGAAAATCATGCACTGTTTATATCGGTGCTCAGACAAGATGGCATCGGATAGAAGGCTGTTTTTACTCTCCATCCAATATTAAACTCCAGATCTTCAATATAAAGTAAAAGCGCCAAGGTATAAAACCGGAGTTGTACCCGATCATGTCAGATTCCGGAGGGCTGCTTAGTTTAATAATGCCACTTAGCGATAGATTCTTTGGCCGATGTGCCGGAAGGAATTTCGGGCGCAAGCTTGCGCTACCACAAACTATTCTCTGTGTTCCTCTTGGCATTAATTGGAAGGGAAATACGTCAGGTATTCCACAAGGAATGGTCCTGAGAGTAATGTTGTTAATTGCACAAACAATCTGGATTAAGGAATTGGAATTGCAATGACAAAATTTGCAAGTTGCACCAGATTGGGGGGAGGGTGGTACACTTAACAAGTGGATGATTCcaacaaaatacaagaagacatgAATGAACTTGCAGAATGGGCGTAAAAAGGACAAATAAACAGATTTCTGTGAtgcagtacatagaacatagaacatagaacagtacagcacagtacaggcccttcggcccacgatgttgtgccgaccctttaacctactctaagatcaaactgccgacatacccttcatactactatcatccatgtacctatccaagagtcgcttaaatgtccctaatgtatctgcttctactaccaccgctggcagtgcattccacgcacccaccactctctgtggaaagaacctaactctgacatctaccctaaaccttcctccaatcaccttaaaattatgtcccctggtgatagccctttccgccctgggacaaagtctctggctatccactctgtctatgcctctcatcatcttgtacacctctatcaagtcacctctcatccttcttcgctccaatgagaaaagccctagctccctcaacctttcttcataagacatgccctccagtccaggcagcatcctgataaatctcctctggaccctctctaaagcttccacatccttcctataatgaggcgaccagaactgaacacaatattccaagtgtggtctaaccagggccttatagagctgcagcataacctcgcggctcttaaactcaatccccctgttaatgaaaaccaacaccccatacgccttcttaacaaccctatcaacttgggtggcaactttgagcgatctatggacgtggaccccaagatccctctgttcctccacactgccaagaagccTGTCTTTAAGcctttctttaagcctgtattctgcattcaaattcgatattccaaaatgaatcacttcacatttttccaggttgaactccatctgccacttctcagcccagctctgcatcctgtcaatgtcccgttgcaacctacaaaagccccccacactatccacaactccagcaaccttcgtgtcatcggcaaacttgctaac
The nucleotide sequence above comes from Heterodontus francisci isolate sHetFra1 chromosome 29, sHetFra1.hap1, whole genome shotgun sequence. Encoded proteins:
- the LOC137346025 gene encoding probable G-protein coupled receptor 139, whose amino-acid sequence is MGQSIILQIESIYYPILAIVGIPANLTTIVILSRGRCELSKCITRYLVAMSAADLSVLVFDVILYEIKDAYFPYSFLNYTPICCLNLALLFASVDCSVWLTVAFTFDRFVAICCQKLRTNYCTAKTAAVVIAVVCSLSILESVPIYFVYEPREIIDNIPWSCYVKSSFYTLPIWVAFLWLETVLTPLSPFVLILLFNALTIRNIVQANRVRRGLRGNCSGENHNDPEMVNRRKSMILLLAISGSFILLWMVTFVSYICVQFTDTQFLEANYNDPFTILEQSGYILRAMSCCTNTFIYAVSQSKFRGELNNVIKRPLALITYLFK